The Acinonyx jubatus isolate Ajub_Pintada_27869175 chromosome B3, VMU_Ajub_asm_v1.0, whole genome shotgun sequence genomic interval gtCTTACATCACTTCCCAGGAGATGAAGTGTATTCTTCACTGGTTTGCCAGTTGGTCAGGTCCCCAGCGTGAACGTTTCCTACAGGACCTGGTAGCTAAGGCAGTGCCGGGAAAATTACAGCCACTGCTGGAAGGTCTGGAGCAGCTTAGTGTGTCTGGAGCAAACCGACCGCCTTGTATCTTTGAGTGTCAGCTACGTCTTTGGGATCAGTGGTTTCGAGGTTGGGCTGAGCAGGAGCGCAACGAATTTGTCAGGCAGCTGGAGGTCAGTGAGCCAGACTTCGTGGCAAAGTTTTACCAAGCCGTGGCTGCTACAGCTGGTAAAGATTGATGGGCtttaaaatcaaagaagataATCATATCTGATGGAGCTGCAACTTTACAGTGAGAACTTCAAATATGTCACTTAACAGTCTAGGGATGGTATCCTGATCAACTGACTGACCTTGTTGACCAGGACAGGCTTGGTTATTTCAACTTTAATAGCCTATCAACTGGACTCCCAGCAGAAATGTTTTCCATCTAAGTAAATTCAGATCAGTCAGC includes:
- the CB3H14orf119 gene encoding uncharacterized protein C14orf119 homolog; the protein is MPLESSSSSMPLSFPTPLPSVLDSITNSSPPPMSYITSQEMKCILHWFASWSGPQRERFLQDLVAKAVPGKLQPLLEGLEQLSVSGANRPPCIFECQLRLWDQWFRGWAEQERNEFVRQLEVSEPDFVAKFYQAVAATAGKD